A genomic segment from Maniola jurtina chromosome 16, ilManJurt1.1, whole genome shotgun sequence encodes:
- the LOC123873434 gene encoding uncharacterized protein LOC123873434 has translation MAGQAIIIINEFLTFVQNKLDILDEQSITQICSTNFTDAEIEAGKSILYNSCGDKVRHVQRKGEDKKKRNIKDVIRLLKEVDPDAQPNFVAKDINRLPPVSFDHVDVTRLLKDMTGMKNELSEFQTKMSAELAEIRNSVVEQIQKLNMTTPKKRNSSLIPLTPPSLVSAQEPTLATTARSSITPNYRNNVHKRVSPTSPSKSLPLVAVPPPARTHAPCTEVAHTPTYRDIVFKTARPRQANSARMARVTSGQSSVSADAEPVIARPASSYKETMPDDKNASFTVVVNKFKTRKLRNMRGTSDTQCKIQVADTQCSIYISRAQKSVSVDNILEHIADMGEECISVEQLKQRNETSFNSFKVTIPTRKLDIFLDGKFWPAGLVYRRYKERYTKNATKYNR, from the coding sequence ATGGCGGGCCAAGCAATTATCATAATTAATGAATTTCTTACGTTTGTGCAGAACAAATTGGACATTCTAGATGAACAAAGCATCACCCAAATTTGTAGTACCAACTTTACGGACGCAGAAATTGAAGCTGGAAAAAGTATTTTGTATAACTCGTGCGGTGATAAAGTGAGACATGTGCAGCGCAAAGGAGAAGACAAGAAAAAACGCAATATCAAGGACGTTATTAGATTACTAAAAGAAGTGGACCCCGACGCGCAGCCTAATTTTGTTGCCAAAGACATCAATCGGTTGCCACCGGTTTCATTTGACCACGTTGATGTCACGCGACTTTTGAAGGATATGACGGGTATGAAGAACGAACTCTCAGAATTTCAGACGAAAATGAGTGCGGAGCTTGCTGAGATACGCAACTCCGTTGTTGAACAAATACAAAAGTTAAATATGACGACTCCTAAGAAGAGGAATTCTTCATTAATACCTTTGACCCCACCATCACTTGTGAGTGCACAGGAACCTACTCTTGCGACAACAGCACGGAGCTCGATTACCCCGAACTATCGTAATAACGTTCATAAGAGAGTAAGTCCAACATCACCGTCGAAATCGCTTCCGCTTGTGGCAGTACCACCGCctgcacgcacacacgcgccttgCACCGAAGTGGCGCATACGCCTACCTACCGTGACATCGTATTCAAAACGGCTCGACCGCGCCAAGCAAATAGCGCACGAATGGCTCGTGTAACTTCGGGTCAATCCAGCGTATCAGCTGACGCTGAGCCTGTCATAGCGAGACCTGCATCGAGTTATAAAGAAACAATGCCGGATGATAAAAATGCGTCATTTACGGTTGTAGTGAATAAATTTAAGACGCGCAAATTAAGAAATATGCGAGGAACCTCAGACACGCAGTGTAAAATTCAAGTAGCGGATACCCAGTGCTCCATATATATTTCTCGTGCCCAGAAATCGGTCTCTGTGGATAATATTTTAGAGCACATTGCTGACATGGGTGAGGAATGCATAAGTGTCGAGCAACTCAAACAGAGAAACGAAACATCCTTTAACTCTTTTAAAGTTACGATACCTACCCGAAAACTTGACATCTTTTTGGATGGCAAGTTTTGGCCTGCTGGGTTGGTATATAGACGGTACAAAGAACGATACACGAAGAACGCCACCAAATACAATCGATAA
- the LOC123873089 gene encoding uncharacterized protein LOC123873089 gives MTVVLLTVCLLHLASANTNEDKYEKFKTFQLDVPGKEPITIIENTPEKENVRQWDVTETTLDSDSDIKNLMTDIIQDVKSSRPRCFGPSCQEGFIENEGPQEYFEDYALENVDKLKDFKDFPNERLQAIAALAAKLKRNKIKSDRFSTSTSQDDEDDDQVFTSWNRLKVKQHKHPYDDKDGWVTLEPVAWSTSKISKWKPNVKKQKPSYWNDEEDTNYSNDDRYTSYQDMDNGYVYPQKRPTLSRPGFINNKLHIPQEYEQELPSKPTWTKNKPKPQQQSVHSYQSSWSSDDSRRPYKPVSNCDKNDPYANDDAVYYGMSDSIVTDPRPSNFPYEYEALHQSSMQKRPVRRPTQVVYSDVEDDRSSRPSYDDGHWVLLSTTKGYRNKKRQRSLEPSEENVAVPSITSHQSVSLTVLPTDDRSGTNMTTSHGGLLEVEKSFQTVEESKRDMDMKNDLEVAASQHRPVRNKVIRKKVVGNKNALDSSTVIAAVGAGMVPATMAMVVPMMLGRRRRRDLQYEPRILHLEEYLQRN, from the coding sequence ATGACAGTGGTTCTACTAACCGTTTGTTTACTTCACCTTGCCTCCGCGAATACCAACGAAGATAAGtatgaaaaattcaaaactttTCAGTTGGATGTTCCCGGTAAAGAACCAATAACAATTATCGAAAACACGCCGGAAAAAGAAAATGTGCGACAGTGGGATGTCACTGAAACTACATTAGATAGTGACTCCGACATTAAAAATCTTATGACGGATATAATTCAGGACGTGAAAAGTAGCCGACCGCGCTGTTTTGGACCTTCTTGCCAAGAAGGGTTCATTGAGAATGAAGGTCCACAAGAATATTTTGAAGATTATGCGTTAGAAAATGTGGACAAActaaaagattttaaagatTTTCCTAACGAACGTCTACAAGCAATTGCGGCATTGGCAGCGAAATTAAAGAGGAATAAGATAAAATCAGACCGATTTTCTACTTCAACGAGTCAAGATGACGAAGATGATGACCAAGTTTTCACATCGTGGAATCGTCTGAAAGTAAAGCAGCATAAACATCCTTATGACGACAAGGATGGTTGGGTAACATTAGAGCCTGTAGCTTGGTCTACAAGCAAAATTTCCAAATGGAAACCTAATGTTAAAAAGCAAAAGCCTAGTTACTGGAATGATGAAGAGGACACAAACTATTCTAATGATGACCGATATACTTCATACCAAGATATGGATAATGGCTACGTGTATCCTCAAAAGAGACCCACGTTATCTCGCCCtggatttataaataataagctACACATTCCTCAAGAGTATGAACAAGAATTGCCTTCGAAGCCCACTTGGACTAAAAACAAACCTAAACCTCAACAACAATCAGTGCACAGCTATCAGTCTTCCTGGTCATCTGATGACAGCCGGCGCCCATATAAGCCAGTGTCGAATTGTGACAAAAACGACCCATATGCAAATGACGATGCAGTGTATTATGGCATGTCTGATTCTATAGTAACAGATCCTCGCCCATCTAATTTCCCATATGAATATGAAGCATTACATCAATCCTCGATGCAAAAGCGGCCAGTAAGAAGACCAACGCAAGTTGTTTACTCCGATGTGGAGGATGATCGTTCGTCCAGACCTTCGTATGACGATGGACATTGGGTTTTACTTTCTACAACAAAAGGATACAGAAACAAGAAACGTCAAAGATCTCTTGAGCCCTCTGAAGAAAATGTAGCAGTACCATCCATAACATCACACCAGTCAGTTTCCTTAACAGTTTTGCCTACTGATGATCGTTCTGGTACAAATATGACAACATCACATGGAGGTTTGTTGGAGGTTGAGAAAAGTTTTCAGACTGTTGAAGAATCTAAACGTGATATGGACATGAAGAATGATTTGGAAGTTGCAGCGAGCCAGCATAGACCTGTTAGAAATAAAGTGATACGTAAGAAAGTTGTTGGTAATAAAAATGCACTTGATAGTTCTACAGTAATAGCGGCGGTTGGAGCAGGCATGGTCCCTGCTACGATGGCTATGGTAGTACCAATGATGTTAGGGAGACGTCGACGAAGGGATCTTCAGTATGAACCACGAATTTTGCATTTAGAGGAATACCTTCAAAGAAATTAA
- the LOC123873102 gene encoding uncharacterized protein LOC123873102 → MTRKFLFCFPLRLGNIVFGYIVIIISLAVAAVHLYQLGLSLVSKDEDCERRFGNFEKLETIFGTQKEDLVTLIVIIYYLTYVIIGLLMFIFSAIFTCGAYKVNDCAITTFFMYSFVHIFFSIVLIVWEALTAGWIQLGLIVVSDVFLLVCLFSVKYLMEAIRSGNIYHRPGEVLDKY, encoded by the exons ATGACAAGAAAATTTCTCTTCTGTTTCCCACTGCGGCTGGGAAACATTGTGTTCGGGTACATTGTGATT ATAATTAGTTTAGCAGTGGCAGCAGTTCATCTATACCAACTGGGGTTAAGTCTAGTTTCTAAAGACGAAGACTGTGAGAGGAGATtcggaaatttcgaaaaattggAGACCATTTTTGGGACTCAGAAGGAGGATCTAGTCACgttaattgtaataatatattacttaACGTATGTCATTATTGGATTGCTGATGTTTATCTTCTCGGCTATATTCACCTGTGGTGCTTACAAG GTTAACGACTGCGCAATCACGACGTTCTTCATGTACAGCTTCGTCCACATTTTCTTCTCTATTGTTCTGATCGTGTGGGAAGCGCTCACGGCGGGCTGGATTCAACTAGGCCTGATTGTTGTATCAgatg TGTTCCTCCTGGTTTGCCTGTTCAGCGTCAAGTACCTGATGGAGGCCATAAGATCTGGCAACATCTACCACCGGCCCGGAGAAGTGTTGGACAAATATTGA